The region GTATTTCAGTTCGGCGGCTTTGCCGAGATCGTATTCATCCTGCGCCTTATCGATCGCCGCGCGCACCCGCTCGATCTCCTCACGCAAGGATTGCACTTTGCCGATCGCTTGCTTTTCATTGTCCCATTTTGCTTTCATACCCGCAAATCGCTCACGATCGTTGGCGAGTTCTTCACGGATCTGTTTGAGGTGCTCCTGAGAGAGTTTATCCGTCTCTTTGGAAAGAGCGGCTTCCTCGATTTCCAGTTGCATGATCTTTCGAGCCAAGCTATCCATCTCGGCGGGCATACTGTCGATTTCGGTCTTGATCAAAGCGCACGCTTCATCGACGAGGTCAATCGCCTTGTCGGGGAGAAAACGATCGGAGATATAGCGGTGAGATAAAGTCGCCGCGGCGATCAAAGCTTGATCTTGGATCTTTACGCCGTGATAGACTTCGTAACGTTCTTTCAGTCCGCGAAGAATGGAAATCGTGTCTTCTACGCTCGGCTCTCCGACCATAACCGGCTGAAAACGCCTTTCGAGCGCGGGATCCTTTTCCACGTATTTTCGATACTCGTTCAAAGTCGTCGCGCCGATACAATGCAACTCCCCTCGCGCAAGCATCGGTTTGAGAAGGTTGCCCGCGTCCATCGCCCCATCCGATTTGCCTGCGCCTACGATGGTGTGCAATTCATCGATAAACAGGATGATATTTCCGTCCGAAGACTTCACTTCGTTCAAGACGGCTTTCAGCCTTTCCTCGAATTCGCCGCGGAACTTCGCGCCTGCGACAAGCGCGCCCATATCAAGAGAAAAGAGTTTTCGTCCCTTCAAATTATCCGGCACGTCACCTTTTACGATACGCAGGGCGAGTCCTTCCGCGATGGCGGTCTTACCGACGCCCGGCTCACCGATCAAACACGGATTGTTCTTGGTCTTTCGCGACAGGATACGGATCACGTTACGGATCTCGTCGTCACGACCGATCACGGGATCCAGTTTCTGTTGCTTTGCCAGTTCCACCAGATCTTGCCCGTATTTTTGCAAAACGTCGTAGGTTTCTTCCGGGTTATCTCCCTGCACGCGGGCATTGCCGCGCACCTCTTTGAGAACTCGCAAGAATTCGTTTACGGTCAACCCGATCTCACCGAATATCTTCTTGACGTCGGCTTGCGCGGAGTCGATAAGCCCCAATACGAGGTGCTCAACCGATACGTAGTCGTCTTTCATCGTTTGCGCGCGTGATTCCGCGGCAGTGAGGGCGGCGTTCAACGCAGAGGTCAGATAGATCCGTTCGGGATCGTAAGACCCCGTTATGCGAGGCAATTTTTCAAGTTCGCCGCGCACTTTGTCCGCAGTGTCTTCCGTAGAGAGATTCATCTTGCGCCATAATTCGGGGATCAAACCTTCTTTGTCATCCAGAAGGGCAAGTAACAAGTGTTCTTGTCCGATTGCTTGGTGGTGGCGCTCTACGCCGATGTCGTGTGCGGTGGTGAGCGCTTCGATACTTTTTTGCGTCAATTTTTGCATATTCATAGCTCTTTCACCATACCCCCGTCAGGGGGCTCCTTTTTTAAGATTAAAACAGGAGATTTGCGTCGGCGTAAGTCTTTTCCACGTTTGCTTCCGCAATCTCGGGTCGGTCCGAATAACAGAAGAAAGTTTTCAGCGCGTGATCGAATGCGTCGACGTAAGCAGAGATACCGTCCGCAACGATCTCGCTGTCTAACGTCTCGCTTACGAAACGCTTTACGAGTCGCCCGTCCGTTACCGTGGCGACGCTGTCGGGATGATGCGCTTTCTCGATCTCGATCCACAGTTTGAAAAACCGCATTACGAGCAAAGAGAGCGTGGCGCTTTGGGTGCGCATGGAGACTTTCAATTCGCCGACGGCGACCTGCGGCATGCGATACAGCTCAACTTGATATCGAACGGTCGGGTTGTATTTATAGCTGAGCGCGCTGCGCAGGGTCAGCATCGTGGGCGACGCGTTCTCCAAGGGTTGAAAGGCGCTGCCGAGCAAAGCTTGCATACGATCGAACACGTTTTGCATCCTCATCTCCGGAGTCTCGTATGAAACGTATTCCGCCAAGATCTGATTGATAAGGTTGGAGCGGTTCGTGTGGCGTTCATACGCTAAGCGATCAACCGCAGCGATTACGTTTTCGGATAGGACCAAGGAATAGACGTTCTTTTTCATTGCAGAGCCTCCCGTTTTTCGCCATTATTGTATGACGAAATAAATAATTTGTCAAGCGGTTTATATAAATTCGTTTACAAGTTTTTGAAACGAAGAAAGAAAAAAATGAAGAGGATATAATAAAATCATATCCTCCTTTTGCATTTTTATTGCGTTTTTGCGTATCTGCATTCGCGGTTGGAATCGCCGCAAATTCGCGCGATTACCTATTATCGATCAAGAATGCGCGTTATCGTACAGTTTTTGAATATCCGGCGGCAATTTATCCGGAAGCATTGCGTTCAATCGATCTTCATTCCCGTCACGGATAGCGGTCTCATAGTACCAGCATTTGAATTTCAGCATATCGAGCGTTTTTTGAAGCCGCACCATCTCCGCCTCTACGGTTTGCTTTCTCCCCTCAAACAAGGCTTTGCGGTCGGGATAGGTCGAAGCGCCTTCGACGCACCAACCCATAAATTGCTTGATGTCCTTGATTTCAAGCCCGGACAATTTCAGGCATTCGATGATCCGAAGCGCTTCCAATTCCCTTTCGCCGAATTTTCGGATTCCGGATTGACGCTCCATCCCGGGAAACAGCCCTTCTTTGTCATAGTAGCGCAGCGTAGAAATGGGCAGACAGAACATTTCGGATACTTGACCGATCGTATACATATAAAAATTTACCTCTTTTTTTCTCAAAACCCTTGACATAAAGTTAGGTTTAGGAATTACGATACTATTGTACCACCTAAATCCCGAATAAATCAACCCGAAAACGGAGGATATTTTTATGATAAAGACAGAAAAATTAAATCTCGGAACCGAGTGGGATAAGACCTATCCGCGAGACGAAAGAGTAAATCATACCAAAATTACGTTTGTAAATCGCTACGGAATCCCATTGGCGGCAGATATGTTCCTACCGAAAAACGCAAGCGGGAAATTGCCCGCCATCGCCGTGTCGGGTCCGTTCGGCGCGGTAAAGGAACAAGTTTCCGGCAGATATGCGCAGGAAATGGCGGCAAGAGGATTTATAACGATCGCTTTCGATCCTTCTTTCACGGGAGAAAGCGGCGGAGAGCCGAGGTTTATGGCTTCGCCCGACATCAACACGGAAGACTTTCAAGCGGCGGTCGATCACCTTTCCGTTCAGGACACGGTCGACCCCGAACGCATCGGCATTATCGGCATCTGCGGTTGGGGCGGCATAGCGCTCAACGCAGCGGCGATAGACACGCGTATCAAAGCGACCGTCACTTCCACGATGTACGATATGGCACGCATAAACGCGAACGAGTACTACGACAGCGAAAACAGCGAGGAAGCCCGTCATGCGAAAAAGAAAGCGCTCAACGCGCAGCGCACCGAGGATTACGCAAACGGCGCGTATAAACTTGCCGGAGGGCTCCCTACCCCCGAACAGCTCGCGGAGGATGCGCCTCAATTCTTAAAAGATTACGTCGCGTATTATAAAACGCCGCTCGGCTATCACAAACGTTCCGTCGGCGGCAACGGCGGGTGGAACGTTACGGGCTGTATCAGCTTTATCAATCAACCGATTTTGAGATATTCAAACGAAATCAGAAGCGCGGTATTGATGATCCACGGAGAAAAGGCGCACAGCCTTTATTTCAGCAAGGACGCATTTACCGCGATGACCGAAGGGAACAAATACGCAGACAACAAAGAACTGATGATCATTCCCAACGCGGTACATACCGACCTTTATTACAAAACGGACGTGATCCCTTTTGATAAGATCGAATTATTTTTCAAAACGTATTTGAAGTAGATATGATTCAATTAAAACGAGTTCTCGCAACGATACTGTTCGGCATTATAACAGTCGTTTTTGCCGCTTGCGGGGCGGCGACGAATCAAAACGATCCGCCGTCGAATCAACAAACCCAACCGACTGCCGAAACTACGCAAACGAATTCGGATGGTACTTTATTTTCAAAGTAGCATTTCTGATCTGTTGAATAATCATACTCACCCTCACATATTTGTCAGTGGGTATAGTCCAGCAATCGGACCTTATCTCCAAGATCCTTTTCGATGATTTCTTTCATCTTTTTTGCAAATGGACATGGATATCCGATGGGAGTTCCCTTTTGAATACATGAGGCAAATGCAATCGTATCGGCACCTCGTTCCACTAATTTTCTCGCCCTAAGCACCGATTTCTTAGCAGGGCATCCTCCACAATTGCAGAAGCCGACAAGCTCTATATCCTCATTTATTCCTTCAAAGACACCTTTGCGTTCTTTGATCATCTTAAAATCTGTCGTTCCGGGACAGTAATCCTCTGTCTGCATACACCTTATAATTCCAAGTTTCATTTGAATTTACCTCCTGTTATCGGTTCGTTCCATTGCAGGGTCTTGAAATGCCTGAAAATCATTTGTTTTAAATCAATCCGTAAACGATGATCCCGGCAACAGCTGAGATCCCGATCAGCCCGATCGGTGACAATCCCTTATTGGTGATCTTTGAAGATCCGAAATAGATTGCCGCCAGAACCGCCGTCATGATGATTGCGGTCAGATCGGCAGAAGCATCCGTAAAACTGCCGATGCAGTGCTGCATGATCATGAATA is a window of Clostridia bacterium DNA encoding:
- a CDS encoding MerR family transcriptional regulator, whose protein sequence is MYTIGQVSEMFCLPISTLRYYDKEGLFPGMERQSGIRKFGERELEALRIIECLKLSGLEIKDIKQFMGWCVEGASTYPDRKALFEGRKQTVEAEMVRLQKTLDMLKFKCWYYETAIRDGNEDRLNAMLPDKLPPDIQKLYDNAHS
- the clpB gene encoding ATP-dependent chaperone ClpB, with translation MNMQKLTQKSIEALTTAHDIGVERHHQAIGQEHLLLALLDDKEGLIPELWRKMNLSTEDTADKVRGELEKLPRITGSYDPERIYLTSALNAALTAAESRAQTMKDDYVSVEHLVLGLIDSAQADVKKIFGEIGLTVNEFLRVLKEVRGNARVQGDNPEETYDVLQKYGQDLVELAKQQKLDPVIGRDDEIRNVIRILSRKTKNNPCLIGEPGVGKTAIAEGLALRIVKGDVPDNLKGRKLFSLDMGALVAGAKFRGEFEERLKAVLNEVKSSDGNIILFIDELHTIVGAGKSDGAMDAGNLLKPMLARGELHCIGATTLNEYRKYVEKDPALERRFQPVMVGEPSVEDTISILRGLKERYEVYHGVKIQDQALIAAATLSHRYISDRFLPDKAIDLVDEACALIKTEIDSMPAEMDSLARKIMQLEIEEAALSKETDKLSQEHLKQIREELANDRERFAGMKAKWDNEKQAIGKVQSLREEIERVRAAIDKAQDEYDLGKAAELKYGRLPALQKELTEEEEKAEHSTNSLLHDRVTEEEIARIVARWTGIPVAKLMEGERDKLLHLDEALHQRVIGQDEAVSKVADAILRSRAGIQDPRRPIGSFLFLGPTGVGKTELAKALAATLFDDEHNLIRIDMSEYMEKYSVSRLIGAPPGYVGYDEGGQLTEAVRRKPYSVVLFDEVEKAHPDVFNVLLQVLDDGRITDSQGRTVDFKNTILILTSNLGSDVILDGIDQSGEISSEARESVSGLLKRSFRPEFLNRLDEIVFYKPLTRDNIDGIVDLLISDLKRRLSEKQLDVEITPAAKDKIIREGYDPIYGARPLKRYLQSKVETLLARAIIGEDVAPETTLVVDVENDKLCVTQRRS
- a CDS encoding CGGC domain-containing protein, which translates into the protein MKLGIIRCMQTEDYCPGTTDFKMIKERKGVFEGINEDIELVGFCNCGGCPAKKSVLRARKLVERGADTIAFASCIQKGTPIGYPCPFAKKMKEIIEKDLGDKVRLLDYTH
- a CDS encoding alpha/beta hydrolase, with protein sequence MIKTEKLNLGTEWDKTYPRDERVNHTKITFVNRYGIPLAADMFLPKNASGKLPAIAVSGPFGAVKEQVSGRYAQEMAARGFITIAFDPSFTGESGGEPRFMASPDINTEDFQAAVDHLSVQDTVDPERIGIIGICGWGGIALNAAAIDTRIKATVTSTMYDMARINANEYYDSENSEEARHAKKKALNAQRTEDYANGAYKLAGGLPTPEQLAEDAPQFLKDYVAYYKTPLGYHKRSVGGNGGWNVTGCISFINQPILRYSNEIRSAVLMIHGEKAHSLYFSKDAFTAMTEGNKYADNKELMIIPNAVHTDLYYKTDVIPFDKIELFFKTYLK